In the genome of Massilia sp. UMI-21, the window CGGGTGATCACGCGTTCGCTTGCGTTCCAGGCGGGCGCCTGCAGCATCACGCCACGCATCACGCCGGGCAGCAGCCCGCAGGACAGCGGCGGCGTGAGCCACTCCGTGCCGAAGCGCACGAACACATTGCTGCGTCCCCCTTCGGTCAATTCCCCCCGCTCGTTGAAGAACAGGGCGTCGAAGGCGCCCTGCGCCTCGGCGGCGCGCCAGGCCGCGTCGTAGCGGCTGCGCACGCTGGTCTTGTGGCGCAGGAAGACGTCACCCGAATGCGTGGTCTCGTTCGCCAGCAGCAGCGGCACCGGTTCGCTTACCGGCGCCAGCGGACCCGCCTGCAGCGCGATCTCGCCGCCGGGCACCACCGACAGGCGCAGCCGGTGCAGCTGCCCCGGGGGCAGGGCCAGGCAAGCCTCGTTGAGCGCCGCGCGCGCGCCGCCGTAGTCGAACGGGTGGCCGAAGTAGCGGCAGGAGGCGGCCAGGCGATCGAGGTGCTGCTCGACGTGGCGGCAGCCGTGCTCCTGGCTGGCGCGCAGGGTCTCGAAGAGCTCGAACTCGTTGGGCAGGCCGGTGAGAAAGCCCGCCTTGAGCCGGCATTCGGCGAATTCCGAGGCCGCGTCGCTGTCGTACACGATGCCGGCGCCCACGCCCAGCTCCCCCTTGCGGACGCCGCCTTCGGGGCTGCCCAGCGCCAGCGTGCGGATCGGGACCGACAGGCAAAAATTGCCGAAACCCGCGCCGAAGGCCTGGCCTGCCTGCGGCGGATCGAACCAGCCGATCGCGCCGGTATAGATGCCGCGCGCGCCCGGTTCGAGTTCGTGGATGATCTCCATGGTGCGGCGCTTGGGCGCGCCCGTGATCGAGCCGCAGGGGTAGAGCGCGTCGAACAGCTGCTCCAGGCTGGCGTCGGCGCGCAGGCGGGCCTGCACGGTCGAGGTCATCTGCAGCACGCTGCCGTAGCGGCGCACCTCGAACAGCGCCGGCACCTCGACGCTGCCGGTCTCGGCCACCCGTCCCAGGTCGTTGCGCAGCAGGTCGACGATCATCAGGTTTTCGGCGCGGTTCTTGGTGTCCTGCGCCAGCGCCTGGGCGCGCTCGTCGTCCACCGCGTCGATGCCGCTGGCTGGCGCGGTGCCCTTCATGGGGCGCGCGGTGAGCACGCCGGCGTCGTGGCGCACGAACAGTTCGGGCGAGAAGGACAGCAGCGCGCTGCCGTCGGGCAGGGCTACCAGGGCGCCGTAGGGCACGCGCTGGCGCGCGCGCAGCCGCGCATACAGCTTGACCAGCGGGCCGTAGGCGTCGAAGCGCAGGCGGTAGGTGTAGTTGACCTGGTAGGTGTCGCCGGCGGCGATGTAGTCGCGGATGCGCCCGATCGCCGCGGTGAACGCGGTTTCGTCGACGTTGGGTGTGATGCCGGCCACGCCGGCCAGTGCGGTGTCTGGCGCGCGGGTGGCGATCCAGGCGGCGACCTGGCTTGCATCGAGGTGCTCGCATTGTTCGAACAGCAGCACCTGCGCCAGCGCCCCCGGCACCGGGTGCGCCGCGATGCCGTGCAGCTGCGCCCCCAGCTCGTAGGTGAGGAGCGGCACCGCGTACAGGCCGCGTGCCAGGGCGTCCTGCATGTCGCGCAGCAGTGGGGGCCAGTCGGCGGGGCGGTCGCAGCGCAGCGTGCCGGCGTGGCGGCTGTACAGGCGCGAACGGGCCTCCTGGGTGGCGCCGGCGTCGTCCAGCAGCGCGAAGACTTCCTGGGTGTCCATTGAATGCTCCGGGCGATCCTTATGCCGCCAGCAGCAGCGACAGCTGCAGCGCCGTGCCCTCGGCCGGGTTTTGCTTGAAGCCGCTCTTGGCGAAGCGGTGCCAGCGCCCGGTCACGTAGCTCACCAAGAGGCTGGCGCGCGCCGCGACGTCGGTCTCGAGGCCGTGGCCCTGGGTGACGGCGATCCGCAAGGCGCCCTTGAACGCCATTTCGATGCGGTCGTAGAACCCGTTCATGCGCAGCTGCAGGCGTTCGTCCTCGCCAACCAGCGCGTCGCCGATCAGCACCCGGGTCATGCCGGGATTGTTGGCCGCGAACGACAGCAGCATCTGCAGGATTGCATGCGCCTGGTTCACGCCGCCTTCCTCGCGCTCGGCGATCTGGTTGATCAGGCCGAAGACGCTCGATTCGATGAATTCGATCAGCCCTTCGTACATCTGCGCCTTGCTGGCGAAGTGGCGGTACAGCGCCGCCTCCGACACCGACAGGCGCGCCGCCAGCGCCGCGGTGGTGATCTTCTCGCCCTTGGGCTGCTCGAGCATCGAGGCCAGGGCCTGGAGGATTTGCAGCTTGCGCTGGCCCGGCTTTGAACTTGCCATGTGATCCCTAGTAGATTGTTATCGTGTTAGCGCAGCCGGTGCAGACGCGCCGGAAGTTGCCGCACGGATTTTACTTTGACATCGACGTAACGGGGGCGTTTCAGGGTCCGCGGCAATGGTCCGATGCGCGGCCCGGCCCTGCCGATCGGATCGCTCATGCGCAGGTACTGGGTCACCCACACGGTGCGCAGGCCGAGGCGGCTGGCGCTTTTCAGGTTGTCCAGGGTGTCCTCGACCAGGATGCAGCGGCGCGCCGCCACGCCGTGCTTGCGCAGCAGACGGCGCAGCATCAGGCTCGATGGCTTGGGGCGCAGCTGGCGGTGCACGTGCATGTGCTCGATGGCGACGTGGTGCGCGAAATGCCGGCTCAGGCCCAGGTGGCGCATCACCTCGCTTGAATAGCGCGTCGGCGCATTGGTGAGCAGGATCTTGCGGCCCGGAAGGCGCCGCAGCAGCGTGGCCAGGCCTTTTTCGGCGCGCACCAGTTTATCCAGGGCGCCGATATCGTGCGTGACGTGCAGGAAGTCGGCCGCCGACACCCCGTGGTGGCGGATCATGCCGAGCAGGGTGGCGCCGTAGCGCTTCCAGTAACCCAAGCGCGCCGCGTCCACCGCGGCCTGGCTGGCGGGCGTGCATCCATCGCCCAGCACGCGCCCGATATAGGTGTTCATGTTGGCACTGATGGCCGGAAAGATGGCGTGCGACGCATCGTGCAAGGTGTTGTCGAGGTCGAACAGCCAGACGGGAGAGGGGAGGGTATGATTTGGCACGGTTCTGCACACGAGGGTAATAATGCGACGACGTTCGATTATAGTGGTCTTCTTCAGCCTGTTCCTGATGGCCTTCCAGGCACTGGCGGCCGGGCTTGCCGAACAACGCGGCGCACTGTTCCGGGTCACGGGCGGCGGACACGCCCTGTACCTGTACGGCACCATCCACGCCGGCCGTCCCGATTTCTATCCCCTCGAGCCGCGTATCCGCCAGGCCCTGGCCGACGCACCCACGCTGGCGCTGGAGATCGATGCCGGGCGCGACCCTGCCGCGGTCGCGGCGGCGCTGCGGGAACACGGCATGTTCCCGGACGGGCAGCCCGGCCTGGCCGGCCTGGCGCCCGAACGCCGCCGCCGCATCGCATCCGCCCTGAAGCAGCAGGGCCTCGACCCGGCCGCCGTGGCGCAGTTCAAACCCTGGATGATCGTCACCACGCTGGCCGTGATCGACGCCGTGAAAATGGGCTACGACCCGCGGCTGGGCGTGGACGCGCACCTGGCGCAGCAGGCGCGCGCGAGCGGCAAGACCCGCATCGCCGAACTCGAATCGATCGGCTACCAGGCCGCACTGCTGAACCGGCTCGCGATCGAGGACCAGTGGAAGCTGCTGGAAGAAACGCTGGAGAACGCGGCCTCGGGCCGCCAGCTGCGCGAAGCGCGCGAACTGTTCGCCGCCTACGAGCAAGCCGACCGGACGGCGCTGGAACGCATCGCGCAGCGCATCGAACAGGACGATTCCCTGGGCGGCAGGTTTACGCGCGAGCTCCTGATCGATGAACGCAACGGACCGATGGCGGACAAGGTGGCGGCACTGCTGGCGCGCGAGGACAAGGCGGTGGTGGCGGTGGGATTGCTGCACCTGGTGGGCAAACGCGGCGTGCCCGAGCTGCTGCGCAAGCGCGGCATCAAGGTGGAGCGGATCTACTAGGAGGGGTACTGCAGGAAGGAGAATGGTGCCCTTGACGTGGATTGAACACGTGGCCTCTCCCTTACCAAGGGAGTGCTCTACCACTGAGCTACAAGGGCATTCAGGTCGTTTTCGGTGGCGGAGATTTCCGCCACAAAAAATTTAGTGAGACCGGATCATAGTGCCAAACGCCTGTTCGGTCAAGACTTCGAGCAACAAACTGTGCTCGATGCGTCCGTCGATGATGTGGACGGTGTTCACGCCCGACTTCGCCGCGTCCAGGGCCGACGAGATCTTCGGCAGCATGCCGCCCGAAATCGTGCCGTCCGCGAACATCTCGTCGATCTCGCGTGCCGACAGGTCGGTGACCAGATTGCCCGACTTGTCCTGCACGCCGGCGATATTGGTCATCATGATGAGTTTTTCGGCTTTCAGGATCTCGGCGATCTTGCCGGCGACCACGTCGGCATTGATGTTGTAGGCCTGGCCGTCCTGGCCGAACCCGATCGGCGAGATGATCGGAATGAAGGCGTCGTCCTGCAGCGCCTTGACCACGGCCGGGTTGATCGCTTCGATCTCGCCGACGAAACCGATGTCGAGGAATTCGCCCGGCTTTTCCTTGTCCGGCATCGACATGCGGCGCGCACGGATCAGGCCGCCGTCCTTGCCGGTCAGGCCCACGGCCTGGCCGCCGTAGTGGTTGATCAACATGACGATGTCCTGCTGGACTTCGCCGCCCAGCACCCACTCGACCACTTCCATGGTTTCTTCGTCGGTGATGCGCATGCCCTGCACGAAGGTCCCCTGCTTGCCGATCTTCTTCAGGGCGTTGTCGATCTGCGGACCGCCGCCGTGCACCACGACCGGATTCATGCCCACCAGCTTGAGCAGGATGACGTCGCGCGCGAAGCCGTGCTTCAGGCGCTCGTCGGTCATGGCATTGCCGCCGTACTTGATGACGATGGTCTTGCCGTGGAAATTACGGATGTAGGGAAGCGCCTCGGCCAGGATCTGCGCCTTGATCTGCGGCGACACCTTGGTCAGGTCGCTGGGTTGGTCGTCGGAATTCAGGCTGCTCAAGGTAGCGTTCATGGAGGGTCCAAAATAAAGGTCGCAAGATTTTAAGGCAACAGCGTAGTACTTGTGCTGATTATATGGCGTCTTGTTGTATTTTATGGGCTGATCCACACCGTACCGAACCATGACTATTTGTCCAGCCCGGAGCGCCCGATGAGCACCTGCACCCGCTGCGGCGCCGAATTCGGCTGCGCCATGACCGATGGCAGCCCAGCACCCTGCTGGTGCACCGCGCTGCCGCCAGCCGTGCCCGTCCCGCAGGAGGCGGCCGGCTGCTGGTGCCCGGCCTGCCTGCGCGCCCATATCGACGCCGAGCTGGCGAAACGTCCAGGGTCGTAGCTCAGCGCTGCGTGCGGAAGAAGCGCATCATCTCGCGGCTCGCATCCGGCCCCTTGTCGTCCGTATAACTGCCGCGTGCATTGCCGCCCGACCAGGCGTGGCCGGCGCCGTGGATCAGCCAGTGCTCGGCGTGCACGCTGCCGTCGTCGTGGTGGTGCACGGTGCGCGTGTACGCGTGGCCGTTCGGCACCTGGCCTGGCTCGGCCGTGCTGCGTGCGCCGCGCACGCTTCCCTGCGCCACCACAGCGTCGCCATTCGCCGGGTGGACGGTGGTGTCGCGGTCGCCGTGGAACACGAT includes:
- the slmA gene encoding nucleoid occlusion factor SlmA gives rise to the protein MASSKPGQRKLQILQALASMLEQPKGEKITTAALAARLSVSEAALYRHFASKAQMYEGLIEFIESSVFGLINQIAEREEGGVNQAHAILQMLLSFAANNPGMTRVLIGDALVGEDERLQLRMNGFYDRIEMAFKGALRIAVTQGHGLETDVAARASLLVSYVTGRWHRFAKSGFKQNPAEGTALQLSLLLAA
- a CDS encoding chorismate-binding protein, yielding MDTQEVFALLDDAGATQEARSRLYSRHAGTLRCDRPADWPPLLRDMQDALARGLYAVPLLTYELGAQLHGIAAHPVPGALAQVLLFEQCEHLDASQVAAWIATRAPDTALAGVAGITPNVDETAFTAAIGRIRDYIAAGDTYQVNYTYRLRFDAYGPLVKLYARLRARQRVPYGALVALPDGSALLSFSPELFVRHDAGVLTARPMKGTAPASGIDAVDDERAQALAQDTKNRAENLMIVDLLRNDLGRVAETGSVEVPALFEVRRYGSVLQMTSTVQARLRADASLEQLFDALYPCGSITGAPKRRTMEIIHELEPGARGIYTGAIGWFDPPQAGQAFGAGFGNFCLSVPIRTLALGSPEGGVRKGELGVGAGIVYDSDAASEFAECRLKAGFLTGLPNEFELFETLRASQEHGCRHVEQHLDRLAASCRYFGHPFDYGGARAALNEACLALPPGQLHRLRLSVVPGGEIALQAGPLAPVSEPVPLLLANETTHSGDVFLRHKTSVRSRYDAAWRAAEAQGAFDALFFNERGELTEGGRSNVFVRFGTEWLTPPLSCGLLPGVMRGVMLQAPAWNASERVITRAMLASADDIVVCNALRGPLRAVLLDDPQRS
- a CDS encoding TraB/GumN family protein; this translates as MRRRSIIVVFFSLFLMAFQALAAGLAEQRGALFRVTGGGHALYLYGTIHAGRPDFYPLEPRIRQALADAPTLALEIDAGRDPAAVAAALREHGMFPDGQPGLAGLAPERRRRIASALKQQGLDPAAVAQFKPWMIVTTLAVIDAVKMGYDPRLGVDAHLAQQARASGKTRIAELESIGYQAALLNRLAIEDQWKLLEETLENAASGRQLREARELFAAYEQADRTALERIAQRIEQDDSLGGRFTRELLIDERNGPMADKVAALLAREDKAVVAVGLLHLVGKRGVPELLRKRGIKVERIY
- a CDS encoding pyrimidine 5'-nucleotidase, with product MPNHTLPSPVWLFDLDNTLHDASHAIFPAISANMNTYIGRVLGDGCTPASQAAVDAARLGYWKRYGATLLGMIRHHGVSAADFLHVTHDIGALDKLVRAEKGLATLLRRLPGRKILLTNAPTRYSSEVMRHLGLSRHFAHHVAIEHMHVHRQLRPKPSSLMLRRLLRKHGVAARRCILVEDTLDNLKSASRLGLRTVWVTQYLRMSDPIGRAGPRIGPLPRTLKRPRYVDVKVKSVRQLPARLHRLR
- the argB gene encoding acetylglutamate kinase; translated protein: MNATLSSLNSDDQPSDLTKVSPQIKAQILAEALPYIRNFHGKTIVIKYGGNAMTDERLKHGFARDVILLKLVGMNPVVVHGGGPQIDNALKKIGKQGTFVQGMRITDEETMEVVEWVLGGEVQQDIVMLINHYGGQAVGLTGKDGGLIRARRMSMPDKEKPGEFLDIGFVGEIEAINPAVVKALQDDAFIPIISPIGFGQDGQAYNINADVVAGKIAEILKAEKLIMMTNIAGVQDKSGNLVTDLSAREIDEMFADGTISGGMLPKISSALDAAKSGVNTVHIIDGRIEHSLLLEVLTEQAFGTMIRSH
- a CDS encoding cysteine-rich CWC family protein, which gives rise to MSTCTRCGAEFGCAMTDGSPAPCWCTALPPAVPVPQEAAGCWCPACLRAHIDAELAKRPGS